Proteins co-encoded in one Dendropsophus ebraccatus isolate aDenEbr1 chromosome 9, aDenEbr1.pat, whole genome shotgun sequence genomic window:
- the LOC138800418 gene encoding NADPH oxidase organizer 1-like isoform X2, whose translation MDINILSIMWSDRNEIVIYRTFEDFKKMHRELRKKFPLESGLLRKSENMIPKLRDVPIFRKNRGSSRFIERLRLLERFSLELLKTDNKISQCDVVMMFFTPTTKDLNADFPKNSMVIMPSEVREQQRRERPKQLPQPPASEPIISQMYMCIEDYETKDTKNRPFKIKRNEKLGVLIKENSGWWLVENEERRVAWFPAPYLRTVEEKEDTDSGTESDDEGVRYYAATSYEAMSCDELSISRGVLVEVREKSNNGWWLIRYNGKTGFVPAMYLKPYRNCHQLEAMMNPGASMLNLFKASSSLDINRPVESGTKDDNHLVLNNTNKASKQNLDRRRSRSISSFPLNTQYGFQHPPTESPPRGKVVAPSCGAEMMPKVHKIEAIRAPQLTLKQPIAIQGPPTPRPRKISIDALVMESSPSRAKEDGGQPNTHLSSGITPRVPQRPRQHEILNKCTSTTRMALKKREAALTCA comes from the exons ATGGAC ATCAATATATTGTCAATCATGTGGTCTGATCGCAATGAGATTGTAATCTACCGGACGTTTGAAGACTTCAAAAAGATGCAT AGAGAATTAAGAAAGAAATTCCCATTGGAATCCGGGTTACTGCGAAAATCGGAGAATATGATTCCCAAACTTAGAG ACGTGCCAATCTTCAGGAAGAACCGGGGCAGCAGCCGCTTTATAGAGAGGCTTCGCCTGCTGGAGCGCTTTTCCCTGGAGTTGCTGAAAACCGACAACAAGATCTCGCAATGTGACGTAGTGATGATGTTTTTTACACCCACTACCAAGGACCTCAATGCCGACTTCCCCAAAAATAG CATGGTGATTATGCCATCCGAAGTAAGAGAACAGCAAAGAAGAGAGCGGCCAAAACAACTACCACAACCACCAGCCTCTGAGCCTATTATATCCCAAATGTACATGTGTATCGAAGACTATGAGACCAAGGATACCAAAAACCGGCCCTTCAAAATCAAACGCAATGAGAAGCTGGGGGTGTTAATCAAGGAAAACTCAG GGTGGTGGCTGGTAGAGAATGAGGAGAGACGAGTGGCCTGGTTTCCAGCTCCTTACCTCAGGACTGTAGAGGAGAAAGAAGACACCGATTCAGGCACAGAATCAGATGATGAAG GAGTCCGTTACTATGCAGCAACATCTTATGAGGCCATGAGCTGCGATGAATTGTCCATCTCCAGAGGGGTCCTTGTAGAAGTCAGGGAGAAGTCAAACAATGGATGGTGGCTGATCAG GTACAATGGAAAAACCGGATTTGTCCCGGCCATGTATTTGAAACCCTACCGAAACTGTCACCAGCTTGAAGCCATGATGAACCCAGGAGCCTCCATGTTAAATCTCTTCAAAGCCTCCAGCTCCTTGGATATTAACAGACCAGTGGAATCGGGGACGAAAGACGACAATCATTTAGTCCTTAATAATACAAATAAAGCTTCTAAACAAAATCTGGACCGACGAAGGTCCAGGTCCATCAGTAGCTTTCCACTAAATACACAATATGGATTCCAACACCCTCCTACTGAATCACCTCCAAGGGGAAAGGTGGTGGCTCCAAGCTGTGGGGCAGAGATGATGCCGAAGGTTCATAAGATAGAAGCCATCAGAGCGCCGCAGCTTACCTTGAAGCAACCAATAGCCATACAAGGCCCACCCACACCACGTCCAAGGAAGATAAGTATTGACGCACTGGTCATGGAAAGCAGCCCAAGCCGAGCCAAAGAGGATGGCGGACAACCCAACACTCATCTTAGCTCTGGCATTACACCTCGGGTTCCTCAACGGCCCAGACAGCATGAAATTCTTAACAAGTGCACATCAACCACAAGGATGGCCCTCAAGAAACGGGAGGCTGCTCTCACGTGCGCCTAG
- the LOC138800418 gene encoding NADPH oxidase organizer 1-like isoform X1, with the protein MPQQTSVGRHPLEAKAVGVLQNGKRKINILSIMWSDRNEIVIYRTFEDFKKMHRELRKKFPLESGLLRKSENMIPKLRDVPIFRKNRGSSRFIERLRLLERFSLELLKTDNKISQCDVVMMFFTPTTKDLNADFPKNSMVIMPSEVREQQRRERPKQLPQPPASEPIISQMYMCIEDYETKDTKNRPFKIKRNEKLGVLIKENSGWWLVENEERRVAWFPAPYLRTVEEKEDTDSGTESDDEGVRYYAATSYEAMSCDELSISRGVLVEVREKSNNGWWLIRYNGKTGFVPAMYLKPYRNCHQLEAMMNPGASMLNLFKASSSLDINRPVESGTKDDNHLVLNNTNKASKQNLDRRRSRSISSFPLNTQYGFQHPPTESPPRGKVVAPSCGAEMMPKVHKIEAIRAPQLTLKQPIAIQGPPTPRPRKISIDALVMESSPSRAKEDGGQPNTHLSSGITPRVPQRPRQHEILNKCTSTTRMALKKREAALTCA; encoded by the exons ATGCCTCAACAGACTAGCGTCGGGCGTCATCCTCTGGAAGCCAAAGCTGTTGGTGTTCTTCAGAATGGAAAACGGAAG ATCAATATATTGTCAATCATGTGGTCTGATCGCAATGAGATTGTAATCTACCGGACGTTTGAAGACTTCAAAAAGATGCAT AGAGAATTAAGAAAGAAATTCCCATTGGAATCCGGGTTACTGCGAAAATCGGAGAATATGATTCCCAAACTTAGAG ACGTGCCAATCTTCAGGAAGAACCGGGGCAGCAGCCGCTTTATAGAGAGGCTTCGCCTGCTGGAGCGCTTTTCCCTGGAGTTGCTGAAAACCGACAACAAGATCTCGCAATGTGACGTAGTGATGATGTTTTTTACACCCACTACCAAGGACCTCAATGCCGACTTCCCCAAAAATAG CATGGTGATTATGCCATCCGAAGTAAGAGAACAGCAAAGAAGAGAGCGGCCAAAACAACTACCACAACCACCAGCCTCTGAGCCTATTATATCCCAAATGTACATGTGTATCGAAGACTATGAGACCAAGGATACCAAAAACCGGCCCTTCAAAATCAAACGCAATGAGAAGCTGGGGGTGTTAATCAAGGAAAACTCAG GGTGGTGGCTGGTAGAGAATGAGGAGAGACGAGTGGCCTGGTTTCCAGCTCCTTACCTCAGGACTGTAGAGGAGAAAGAAGACACCGATTCAGGCACAGAATCAGATGATGAAG GAGTCCGTTACTATGCAGCAACATCTTATGAGGCCATGAGCTGCGATGAATTGTCCATCTCCAGAGGGGTCCTTGTAGAAGTCAGGGAGAAGTCAAACAATGGATGGTGGCTGATCAG GTACAATGGAAAAACCGGATTTGTCCCGGCCATGTATTTGAAACCCTACCGAAACTGTCACCAGCTTGAAGCCATGATGAACCCAGGAGCCTCCATGTTAAATCTCTTCAAAGCCTCCAGCTCCTTGGATATTAACAGACCAGTGGAATCGGGGACGAAAGACGACAATCATTTAGTCCTTAATAATACAAATAAAGCTTCTAAACAAAATCTGGACCGACGAAGGTCCAGGTCCATCAGTAGCTTTCCACTAAATACACAATATGGATTCCAACACCCTCCTACTGAATCACCTCCAAGGGGAAAGGTGGTGGCTCCAAGCTGTGGGGCAGAGATGATGCCGAAGGTTCATAAGATAGAAGCCATCAGAGCGCCGCAGCTTACCTTGAAGCAACCAATAGCCATACAAGGCCCACCCACACCACGTCCAAGGAAGATAAGTATTGACGCACTGGTCATGGAAAGCAGCCCAAGCCGAGCCAAAGAGGATGGCGGACAACCCAACACTCATCTTAGCTCTGGCATTACACCTCGGGTTCCTCAACGGCCCAGACAGCATGAAATTCTTAACAAGTGCACATCAACCACAAGGATGGCCCTCAAGAAACGGGAGGCTGCTCTCACGTGCGCCTAG
- the TBL3 gene encoding transducin beta-like protein 3 produces MAAPAVQFKTNYAVEKKFEPFYKGGKVQINKDGTHLLCICGNKLNVLEIATGAITRTIEQEDQEDITCFVLSPDDEILVTSSRALLLKQWQWQEGTCTRTWKAIHTAPVSSMTFDPTSTLLATGGCDSTIKIWDVLKQYCTHNLKGSSGVVHLVQFHPDMSRLQLFSSSMDYKIRIWDLKSSKCLCILETHYSAVTSLCFSPDGDTMISSGRDKICTVWDLVTNTPKRTVPVYESVEVVLLLPNTPNLIGRDQDTTSLLFITAGSKGILQVWDAVTSRCLYTQKLPHTSQKSSDEEGDEHSLTHCLLLPNQEEIVTVNAEHSIIMYDLHNLDLKKQFAGYNDEVLDVKFLGPSDSYIVVATNSPQIKVFELETSNCQILYGHTETVLALDVFKKGLMFASCAKDRTVRIWRMNKTTGKVHCVAMGGGHTNGVGAIACSRLKGSFIVSGSQDFTLKIWTLPESITKASKGQTPELESLYASVTEKAHDKDINSVAVSPNDKLIVSGSQDKTAKLWSASDLSLVGVLRGHKRGVWCVQFSPVDQVVATSSADGTLKLWGLQEFSCLKTFEGHDASVLKVIFVSRGAQLLTSGSDGLLKLWTIKTNECVKTLDGHEDKVWGLYGNKGDNAVVTGSADSSIVLWKDVTEVELAEAQAKEEKDILQKQELSNLLHEKRFLKALGLAISLDQPHTVLQVIKAILQEPQGKDDLEKNILRLRQDQKESVLRYCSVWNTNSRNCHEAQCVLHVLLTQEAPESLLQYSSIRSSVEGLIPYTERHMQRMGRLLQASMFVDYMWQHMRLTDLPMEKDSVPNPIPSLSLSLQENGKA; encoded by the exons ATGGCGGCCCCCGCTGTACAGTTCAAGACCAA ctatGCCGTGGAGAAGAAATTCGAACCTTTCTATAAAGGAGGAAAAGTccag ATCAATAAGGATGGGACACATCTATTATGCATCTGTGGTAATAAGCTGAACGTCCTAGAGATCGCCACTGGAGCCATCACCCGTACTATTGAACAG GAGGATCAGGAGGACATCACATGCTTTGTACTGAGCCCTGATGATGAG ATTCTGGTGACAAGCAGCCGCGCTCTGCTCCTAAAGCAATGGCAGTGGCAGGAGGGCACGTGCACTAGGACCTGGAAGGCTATCCACACCGCGCCTGTCTCCAGCATGACCTTTGACCCTACCTCTACCTTGCTGGCTACAG GAGGCTGTGACAGCACCATTAAGATCTGGGATGTGCTCAAGCAGTACTGTACCCACAACTTGAAGGGCTCCTCTGGCGTGGTCCA TCTAGTGCAGTTCCATCCCGACATGTCCCGGCTGCAGCTCTTCTCTTCTTCCATGGACTATAAGATTCGTATCTGGGACCTGAAATCCAGCAAGTGCCTGTGCATCCTGGAGACTCACTACAGCGCCGTCACCTCTTTGTGCTTCTCCCCTGATGGAGACACCATGATCAG CTCTGGCCGGGATAAGATCTGTACCGTGTGGGACCTGGTGACCAATACACCGAAGAGGACGGTTCCAGTGTATGAG AGCGTGGAAGTGGTGCTGCTTCTCCCAAATACTCCCAATCTGATCGGCAGAGATCAGGACACAACATCTCTTCTCTTCATTACAGCTGGTAGTAAAG GCATACTGCAGGTATGGGACGCAGTCACGTCAAGATGTTTATATACACAGAAATTGCCGCATACTAGCCAGAAATCTTCTGATGAGGAGGGGGATGAGCATAGCCTGACCCACTGCCTGCTTCTTCCTAACCAAGAGGAGATTGTCACCGTGAACGCAGAACACAGCATTATCATGTATGATCTGCACAATCTGGATCTGAAGAAACAG TTTGCAGGATACAACGATGAGGTCCTAGATGTGAAATTCTTGGGTCCTTCTGATTCCTATATTGTAGTGGCTACAAACAGTCCCCAAATAAAAGTCTTTGAACTGGAAACATCGAACTGTCAGATTCTGTATGGTCACACAG AGACTGTTCTCGCCCTGGATGTCTTTAAGAAAGGCCTCATGTTTGCCAGCTGTGCCAAG GATCGAACAGTCCGAATATGGAGGATGAATAAAACTACAGGGAAGGTGCATTGTGTGGCCATGGGCGGAGGGCACACCAATGGTGTTGGGGCGATTGCTTGTTCCAG gttaaaAGGGTCCTTTATCGTGAGCGGCAGCCAAGACTTCACGTTAAAAATATGGACGCTTCCTGAGTCCATCACCAAAGCATCAAAAGGCCAGACCCCAGAACTAGAGAGCTTGTACGCCAGCGTGACCGAGAAGGCACATGATAAA GATATTAACAGCGTGGCAGTGTCTCCCAATGACAAGCTGATCGTCTCCGGCTCTCAGGACAAAACAGCCAAGCTTTGGTCGGCATCTGACCTCTCTCTCGTTGGGGTCCTTAGGGGACACAAGCGAGGGGTATGGTGCGTGCAGTTCTCACCTGTGGACCAGGTTGTAGCCACTTCATCTGCAGATGGAACCCTCAAACTCTGGGGTCTTCAGGAGTTCAGTTGCTTAAAG ACGTTTGAGGGTCACGACGCCTCTGTCCTGAAGGTGATATTTGTGAGTCGGGGGGCACAGCTCCTAACCAG CGGTTCGGACGGCCTGCTGAAACTTTGGACCATTAAAACCAATGAATGCGTCAAGACACTCGATGGTCACGAGGACAAAGTCTGGGGACTTTATGGCAACAAAGGGGACAACGCCGTGGTCACTGGGTCAGCAGATTCCAGCATTGTTCTGTGGAAG GACGTCACAGAGGTGGAGTTGGCAGAGGCGCAGGCCAAGGAAGAGAAAGATATCTTGCA AAAACAAGAACTGTCCAATCTTCTACACGAGAAGAGGTTCCTCAAGGCTCTGGGCCTAGCAATCTCCTTAGACCAACCTCATACTGTACTCCAAGTCATAAAAG CCATCCTTCAGGAACCACAAGGGAAAGATGATCTGGAGAAGAATATTCTGAGGTTACGGCAAGACCAAAAAG AGTCCGTCCTGAGATACTGCAGCGTCTGGAACACCAATTCGcgcaactgtcatgaagcccagTGTGTGCTGCACGTCCTGCTGACACAGGAGGCGCCGGAGAGCTTGCTGCAGTACAGCAGTATCAGGAGCAGCGTGGAGGGGCTCATACCCTACACAG AGCGCCACATGCAGAGGATGGGGAGGTTACTGCAGGCCTCCATGTTTGTGGACTACATGTGGCAGCACATGAGACTGACTGATCTACCCATGGAGAAGGACAGCGTGCCCAATCCTATTCCCAGTCTCAGCCTGTCCTTGCAAGAGAATGGCAAAGCTTGA
- the LOC138800418 gene encoding NADPH oxidase organizer 1-like isoform X3, with the protein MWSDRNEIVIYRTFEDFKKMHRELRKKFPLESGLLRKSENMIPKLRDVPIFRKNRGSSRFIERLRLLERFSLELLKTDNKISQCDVVMMFFTPTTKDLNADFPKNSMVIMPSEVREQQRRERPKQLPQPPASEPIISQMYMCIEDYETKDTKNRPFKIKRNEKLGVLIKENSGWWLVENEERRVAWFPAPYLRTVEEKEDTDSGTESDDEGVRYYAATSYEAMSCDELSISRGVLVEVREKSNNGWWLIRYNGKTGFVPAMYLKPYRNCHQLEAMMNPGASMLNLFKASSSLDINRPVESGTKDDNHLVLNNTNKASKQNLDRRRSRSISSFPLNTQYGFQHPPTESPPRGKVVAPSCGAEMMPKVHKIEAIRAPQLTLKQPIAIQGPPTPRPRKISIDALVMESSPSRAKEDGGQPNTHLSSGITPRVPQRPRQHEILNKCTSTTRMALKKREAALTCA; encoded by the exons ATGTGGTCTGATCGCAATGAGATTGTAATCTACCGGACGTTTGAAGACTTCAAAAAGATGCAT AGAGAATTAAGAAAGAAATTCCCATTGGAATCCGGGTTACTGCGAAAATCGGAGAATATGATTCCCAAACTTAGAG ACGTGCCAATCTTCAGGAAGAACCGGGGCAGCAGCCGCTTTATAGAGAGGCTTCGCCTGCTGGAGCGCTTTTCCCTGGAGTTGCTGAAAACCGACAACAAGATCTCGCAATGTGACGTAGTGATGATGTTTTTTACACCCACTACCAAGGACCTCAATGCCGACTTCCCCAAAAATAG CATGGTGATTATGCCATCCGAAGTAAGAGAACAGCAAAGAAGAGAGCGGCCAAAACAACTACCACAACCACCAGCCTCTGAGCCTATTATATCCCAAATGTACATGTGTATCGAAGACTATGAGACCAAGGATACCAAAAACCGGCCCTTCAAAATCAAACGCAATGAGAAGCTGGGGGTGTTAATCAAGGAAAACTCAG GGTGGTGGCTGGTAGAGAATGAGGAGAGACGAGTGGCCTGGTTTCCAGCTCCTTACCTCAGGACTGTAGAGGAGAAAGAAGACACCGATTCAGGCACAGAATCAGATGATGAAG GAGTCCGTTACTATGCAGCAACATCTTATGAGGCCATGAGCTGCGATGAATTGTCCATCTCCAGAGGGGTCCTTGTAGAAGTCAGGGAGAAGTCAAACAATGGATGGTGGCTGATCAG GTACAATGGAAAAACCGGATTTGTCCCGGCCATGTATTTGAAACCCTACCGAAACTGTCACCAGCTTGAAGCCATGATGAACCCAGGAGCCTCCATGTTAAATCTCTTCAAAGCCTCCAGCTCCTTGGATATTAACAGACCAGTGGAATCGGGGACGAAAGACGACAATCATTTAGTCCTTAATAATACAAATAAAGCTTCTAAACAAAATCTGGACCGACGAAGGTCCAGGTCCATCAGTAGCTTTCCACTAAATACACAATATGGATTCCAACACCCTCCTACTGAATCACCTCCAAGGGGAAAGGTGGTGGCTCCAAGCTGTGGGGCAGAGATGATGCCGAAGGTTCATAAGATAGAAGCCATCAGAGCGCCGCAGCTTACCTTGAAGCAACCAATAGCCATACAAGGCCCACCCACACCACGTCCAAGGAAGATAAGTATTGACGCACTGGTCATGGAAAGCAGCCCAAGCCGAGCCAAAGAGGATGGCGGACAACCCAACACTCATCTTAGCTCTGGCATTACACCTCGGGTTCCTCAACGGCCCAGACAGCATGAAATTCTTAACAAGTGCACATCAACCACAAGGATGGCCCTCAAGAAACGGGAGGCTGCTCTCACGTGCGCCTAG